In the genome of Candidatus Margulisiibacteriota bacterium, the window ATGAAAAAGAAGTTTTGCGGAAAAATTCTGGTAATTGGCTGCGGGGGAGTCTCCCAATGTCTATTGCCGATGTTGGTTAAACATCTGGATATGCCAACAGAAAAAATTGTTATTATGGATATGGTTGATAACCGTTCGCTGGTCAAGGGTGTTCTTGATGCCGGAGCCAAATACGTTATAGACAAAATAACCAAAAATAACTTACAGCAAAAATTATCTTCATATGTTGGCAAAGGCGATATGATAATTGATCTTGCCTGGAATATTGACTGTAACGAAATACTTGAGTGGTGTCATGATAACGATGTCCGCTATGTAAATACCTCTGTTGAGCAATGGGACCCCTATACCGATGCTGAAAATACACATCCTGTAGACCGCACGCTGTATGTGCGCCATATGAAATTACGCAAAATGCTTTCTGCCTGGAAAGAAAAAGGGCCTTCAGCAGTTATCGACCATGGAGCGAACCCTGGATTGGTTTCTCACTTTACTAAAGACGCGCTGGAAGATATCGCGAAAAAAATTATCAGTGAAAAACCAAAAGATTCACGCGTTCCGGAATTAATAAAGCACCTCGCTGCAAAGAATTTTAACAAAATAGCTCAGCTGACCGGAGTCAAGGTTATCCATATCAGTGAGCGAGATACCCAAATAGTAGATAAACCAAAAGGAGTAAATGAATTCGTTAATACCTGGAGTATTGAAGGGTTCTATGAAGAAGGTATCGCTCCGGCCGAAATGGGCTGGGGAACGCATGAGCGCTCACTGCCCAGAGGGGCACATGTTCATACGCATGGACCTTGTAATCAGATTTGTATTGCACAAATGGGCATGAAAACCAAGGTTCGCTCGTGGGTGCCCTGTGGTGAAATTGTTGGTATGGTTATCCGCCATGGAGAAGCCTTTACTATTTCCGATTATTTAACCGTATGGAATGACAGGAAACCAGAATATCGACCGACGGTACATTACGCTTACTGCCCAAGTGACGGGGCAGTTCTCTCTTTACACGAGTTGGAAATGCGCCAGTTTAAAATGCAGGATAAACTGCGTATATTAGAAGATGAGATTATCAGTGGACATGAAGAGCTTGGCGTGCTATTAATGGGGCACGATTTTAAATGCTGGTGGACTGGCAGTATTCTAGATATAAATGAAACCCGCAAATTAGTTCCTAACCAAAACTCTACTACGTTGCAGGTTGCGTGTTCGGTTCTGGCTGCAATGTATTGGATGATTGATAACCCTTATGAAGGGGTGAACGTTCCGGATGATTTGCCGCATAAAGAAATTTTGGCTGTAGCGAAGCCTTATCTGGGATCATATGTATCTCGTCCATCTGATTGGGACCCATTACAGAATCGACAGGATTTGGACCTTTATAGTAAATTTAATAAGGGTGTACCAATGTATACTGAAGATGATAGATGGCAATTTACAACGTTTCAGATTTCATAACGGGAAGGAAACTTTATAAGTGGCTAAAGCTCTCCAAACTAATCAAAACATAGAAGCATTAATTCGCAAAATGGTGAAAGAACATGGTTCGCCTTTGATGATTATCCAACGTAGTGCTCTTACGCAACAGTATAACCTGTTCAAGAAATGCCTGCCTGATGTTGCGCCTTTTTATGCTATTAAATCAAATCCTCATCCTGATATTATAAAGACCTTTGTAGATCTGGGCGCTGGAGTTGATGTGGCTTCGGGAACCGAAATTGAATGGGTCTTGAATGCCGGCGCTTCACCAGAAAAAATTCTTTTTGCCAATACCATAAAGTCTGAAAAAGACTTGCGTTTTGCATATAAAAATAATATTACGATGATGACCTTTGATAATGAGCCGGAACTCTATAAAATTGCCAAATTTGCTCCGCGTTCCAAAGTAATCTTGCGTATTAAAGTTGCCAATGTCGGGAGCGTAGTGGAGCTTTCCCGTAAATTCGGGGCCGACCCTGACCAAGCCAGGTTTTTGATCAAAAAGGCTAAGAATCTTGGACTGGTCCCTGAAGGCATCAGTTTTCATGTCGGTTCTCAGTGTGCCAATATTAGCAATTATATGAATGCGCTCGTAGAAGCTCACTCAATATTCACTGATATGGAAAGCCAAGGGATTACGCTACGTATGCTTGATATCGGCGGCGGGTTCCCTATTAAGCATTTTGAAAACGAGAATATCCCCTCATTTGAAGGGATGGCTTCGCGATTAAGACGTGAAATGCGCAAGCTATTCAGTAAAATGAAGCATGTCTATTTTATTGCTGAACCAGGCCGGTTCTTTTCTGGCCCTGCCGGTATACTGGCAACCCAGGTGGTTGGCCGGGCTTTTCGAGATAATAAGAATTATTACTATATTAATGACGGAGTTTATCAAGATTTTTCCGGTATTATTTTTGATCACTGCCAGTACGAGTTCAAGGCGATAAAACGAGGCCAAAAGTTCTTGAGCACGATTGCCGGACCAACTTGTGACTCACTGGATGTCTTGTCGTTAAATGAAGAATTGCCTGAGCTGGATGTTGATAACATTGTCTACGTTAAAAATATCGGTGCTTATTCCTGTGCCAGTGCTGTTCCGGCTTTTAATGGGTTTTCACCGGCAAAAATCGTAATTATTTAATCAATAGGCTTGATCTGGGTTCATTCTATATAAATTAGCTGATCTGATTTATCTATCACGTCTTGCGGATAGATTGAGCTAATTATATTCCT includes:
- a CDS encoding homospermidine synthase, with the protein product MKKKFCGKILVIGCGGVSQCLLPMLVKHLDMPTEKIVIMDMVDNRSLVKGVLDAGAKYVIDKITKNNLQQKLSSYVGKGDMIIDLAWNIDCNEILEWCHDNDVRYVNTSVEQWDPYTDAENTHPVDRTLYVRHMKLRKMLSAWKEKGPSAVIDHGANPGLVSHFTKDALEDIAKKIISEKPKDSRVPELIKHLAAKNFNKIAQLTGVKVIHISERDTQIVDKPKGVNEFVNTWSIEGFYEEGIAPAEMGWGTHERSLPRGAHVHTHGPCNQICIAQMGMKTKVRSWVPCGEIVGMVIRHGEAFTISDYLTVWNDRKPEYRPTVHYAYCPSDGAVLSLHELEMRQFKMQDKLRILEDEIISGHEELGVLLMGHDFKCWWTGSILDINETRKLVPNQNSTTLQVACSVLAAMYWMIDNPYEGVNVPDDLPHKEILAVAKPYLGSYVSRPSDWDPLQNRQDLDLYSKFNKGVPMYTEDDRWQFTTFQIS
- a CDS encoding type III PLP-dependent enzyme, giving the protein MAKALQTNQNIEALIRKMVKEHGSPLMIIQRSALTQQYNLFKKCLPDVAPFYAIKSNPHPDIIKTFVDLGAGVDVASGTEIEWVLNAGASPEKILFANTIKSEKDLRFAYKNNITMMTFDNEPELYKIAKFAPRSKVILRIKVANVGSVVELSRKFGADPDQARFLIKKAKNLGLVPEGISFHVGSQCANISNYMNALVEAHSIFTDMESQGITLRMLDIGGGFPIKHFENENIPSFEGMASRLRREMRKLFSKMKHVYFIAEPGRFFSGPAGILATQVVGRAFRDNKNYYYINDGVYQDFSGIIFDHCQYEFKAIKRGQKFLSTIAGPTCDSLDVLSLNEELPELDVDNIVYVKNIGAYSCASAVPAFNGFSPAKIVII